A genomic stretch from Aedes albopictus strain Foshan chromosome 2, AalbF5, whole genome shotgun sequence includes:
- the LOC109399522 gene encoding alpha-1,3-mannosyl-glycoprotein 2-beta-N-acetylglucosaminyltransferase: MRPRKTFLIAAILVGWVFTTYLIFLKNFKDPSPHKNREMLEKVRYLEQNIQVVEENRDKLYREIINILQKEDKTTSTETIPLVANNVDLGEIPAQIAETPPRPEADVALSKLQQKFINDDINSPVIPVLVFACNRLSVNRCLDDLIKHRPRADQFPIIVSQDCDDEPTRNMILSYKDNVTLIRQPDQSDITVLPKEKKYKGYYKISRHYGWALKTVFRQGFESVIIVEDDLSIAPDFYEYFLGTYPILKKDRSLWCISAWNDNGKEGLIDGGAGDLLYRSDFFPGLGWMMTKELWQELAPKWPKAFWDDWIRQPEQRKERACIRPELPRTRTFGKVGVSNGLFFDKHLKYIKLSEDFVSFTKMNLTYLQKSIYDEIFLKAVYQSPVVTLDELKRGLVTTKEPVRITYLTKEQYKRATKSLGLMDDFKSGVPRTAYRGVVSFFYNGQRVYLAPNTNWKGYDLTWS; encoded by the exons ATGCGTCCCCGGAAAACGTTTCTTATAGCGGCCATTCTGGTTGGGTGGGTGTTCACGACGTACCTGATCTTTCTGAAGAACTTCAAAGATCCCAGTCCGCATAAGAATCGAGAAATGCTCGAAAAGGTTCGATACCTGGAGCAGAACATTCAAGTGGTCGAAGAGAACCGAGATAAATTGTACCGGGAAATAATCAACATACTTCAAAAAGAGGACAAGACGACCAGCACCGAGACAATTCCACTGGTAGCGAACAATGTGGATTTGGGTGAAATTCCGGCACAAATTGCAGAGACCCCACCGCGACCGGAAGCGGATGTAGCATTAAGTAAACTGCAGCAAAAGTTCATCAACGATGACATCAATAGCCCGGTCATTCCGGTACTGGTGTTTGCCTGTAACCGACTGTCGGTCAACCGGTGCCTGGATGATCTGATTAAGCATCGGCCACGGGCGGATCAGTTCCCGATTATTGTCTCGCAGGACTGTGACGATGAACCCACGCGGAATATGATCTTGTCCTACAAGGACAACGTAACGCTCATCCGCCAGCCGGATCAATCGGACATCACGGTTCTTCCGAAGGAGAAAAAGTACAAGGGTTACTACAAGATTTCCCGCCACTATGGCTGGGCGCTGAAAACGGTGTTCCGGCAAGGTTTCGAGTCGGTCATCATCGTCGAGGACGACCTTAGCATTGCGCCGGACTTTTACGAGTACTTCCTGGGGACGTACCCCATCCTGAAAAAAGACCGCTCATTGTGGTGCATTTCGGCCTGGAACGACAACGGGAAGGAGGGTCTAATCGATGGCGGCGCGGGAGATTTGCTCTACCGGTCGGACTTTTTCCCCGGACTCGGCTGGATGATGACCAAGGAGCTGTGGCAGGAGTTGGCGCCCAAGTGGCCGAAAGC TTTTTGGGACGACTGGATACGACAACCAGAGCAGCGAAAAGAAAGAGCTTGTATCCGACCAGAACTGCCTCGTACACGAACTTTCGGGAAGGTTGGAGTATCAAA TGGCCTATTCTTTGATAAACACCTTAAGTATATAAAACTCAGTGAAGATTTTGTCAGCTTTACGAAAATGAATCTTACGTATTTGCAAAAG AGTATCTACGATGAGATATTCTTGAAGGCTGTCTATCAAAGTCCGGTAGTGACTTTGGATGAACTGAAACGTGGACTTGTGACTACAAAAGAACCAGTGCGAATAACCTATCTAACCAAAGAGCAGTACAAACGAGCGACGAAGAGTTTAGGACTGATGGACGATTTTAAG AGTGGTGTCCCACGCACTGCTTATCGCGGTGTAGTATCATTCTTCTACAATGGGCAGCGAGTCTATTTGGCACCGAACACCAACTGGAAAGGGTACGATTTAACCTGGAGTTAA